The Chryseobacterium aureum genome contains a region encoding:
- a CDS encoding RagB/SusD family nutrient uptake outer membrane protein, with protein MKNTKYKVLALLAFLAINTSCLNDLDTEPKVEQTLENLLAADPKAVEGLLSRLYASFALSSVEGPDKSDISGADPGESPFVRGLVNLQDFTADDMKNRWGDNGLDQLTTTANWTSNNKFFKYVYDRIYYTVPQATNLILIMKSDKVNYANKNQVVDELRFLRALSYYYLIDLFGKGALVTDQNFNTSTLLPETSRKELFNYVESELLAIEATLPASNSYGRANKSCARMLLAKLYLNAEVYTGTARYSDAANFINKIINEGGYQLEANIRKNFSSDNNTSKEIIFPLLADAVSSQSFGNTTYLVNGSISTDTMVPADFGAKQGWAGHRATKAWYGLFGNSIADLQASPDKRAKLFWTQGHNWEMNDYKTWSDGLPSDKFWNKDSNGAGGATDFSSTDFPLFRLADVYLMYAECALRGAAGTTVSQGLIYLNQVRARAGATPLAAITLDVVLDERARELNFEGMRRQDLIRFGKFTGGTYLWPWKGGVKNGTSISDNYKIFPIPSTALQSNPNLTQNPGY; from the coding sequence ATGAAAAATACTAAATATAAAGTACTTGCTCTTCTGGCTTTCTTAGCGATAAATACTTCTTGTCTTAATGATTTAGACACAGAGCCGAAGGTAGAACAAACTTTAGAAAATCTATTGGCAGCAGATCCAAAGGCTGTTGAAGGTTTATTATCAAGATTATATGCGAGTTTTGCACTTTCAAGCGTAGAAGGTCCGGATAAATCAGATATTTCAGGTGCGGATCCTGGAGAATCACCATTTGTAAGAGGACTTGTCAATCTACAGGATTTTACGGCAGATGATATGAAGAACAGATGGGGGGATAATGGATTGGATCAGTTGACAACAACAGCCAATTGGACTTCAAATAATAAGTTTTTCAAATATGTTTATGATAGGATCTATTATACAGTTCCGCAAGCAACAAACTTAATTCTTATTATGAAAAGTGATAAGGTAAACTATGCTAATAAAAATCAGGTTGTTGATGAACTAAGATTTTTAAGAGCTTTATCCTATTATTATTTAATTGATCTTTTTGGGAAAGGTGCTTTAGTTACTGATCAGAATTTCAACACAAGTACACTTTTACCGGAAACATCAAGAAAGGAGCTTTTTAATTATGTTGAAAGTGAATTATTGGCAATAGAAGCTACTCTTCCTGCTTCAAACTCATATGGTAGAGCAAATAAGTCTTGTGCAAGAATGCTTTTGGCTAAGTTATACCTTAATGCCGAAGTGTATACAGGAACAGCTAGATATAGTGATGCAGCGAATTTTATTAATAAGATTATCAATGAAGGGGGATATCAGCTGGAAGCTAATATCAGAAAGAACTTTTCTTCAGATAATAACACCTCTAAAGAAATTATATTCCCGCTTTTAGCAGACGCAGTTTCCAGCCAAAGTTTTGGTAACACAACTTATCTTGTAAATGGAAGTATAAGTACGGATACTATGGTACCGGCAGACTTTGGAGCTAAACAGGGGTGGGCTGGTCACAGAGCTACAAAAGCCTGGTACGGATTATTTGGAAACAGCATTGCAGATCTTCAGGCAAGTCCTGATAAAAGAGCAAAATTGTTTTGGACTCAAGGGCATAATTGGGAAATGAATGATTATAAAACATGGTCTGACGGATTGCCATCTGATAAGTTCTGGAACAAGGATTCAAATGGAGCAGGGGGAGCAACTGATTTCTCTTCCACAGATTTCCCATTGTTCAGATTGGCAGATGTTTATTTAATGTATGCTGAATGTGCTTTAAGAGGAGCTGCCGGAACAACAGTTTCTCAAGGGTTGATATACCTGAATCAGGTAAGAGCCAGAGCAGGAGCTACACCATTAGCGGCTATAACCTTAGATGTGGTTCTGGATGAAAGAGCGAGAGAATTAAACTTCGAAGGTATGAGAAGACAGGATCTTATCAGATTTGGTAAATTTACCGGAGGTACTTACTTATGGCCATGGAAAGGAGGAGTGAAAAACGGAACTTCAATTTCGGATAATTATAAAATATTCCCAATTCCGAGTACGGCTTTACAATCGAATCCTAACTTAACTCAAAATCCAGGTTATTAA
- a CDS encoding SusE domain-containing protein, giving the protein MKKIFNVLLVTLVGLYLISCSKEDDKIELKNTSQAKITSDKTSIVLDETKAGQNALTVTWENPTFSPSVGFSNSLQFAVAGTGFATNVLQDLPSDQKTFSLTHLQLNNILAQLNVAPDAAKPIEVRMRTSLNSTTFFYSNTVTINMTGYKPNPDLIYPKINVPGGYAGAAGYADWEPTNSPNLFSPEKNDKYRGFIYVTNSNSEYKFTINQSYTGDKGDDGTFTGKLVETGEVNIKAAAAGTYYIKVDWAANTYSSVIANFGIIGDATPTGWGSDTDFVYNPATKTFVINSIALSNTGVFKFRANDDWAMKFQPKDADQTLVSGTAVQSYLSSENTVTGDPAYKVSQAGNYKIELDLHNSAYYKLTVTKL; this is encoded by the coding sequence ATGAAAAAAATATTTAATGTTTTATTAGTCACTCTGGTAGGCTTATACCTTATTTCATGTTCGAAAGAAGATGATAAAATTGAGTTGAAGAATACTTCGCAGGCAAAAATAACTTCAGATAAGACTTCTATAGTACTTGATGAAACAAAAGCGGGACAAAATGCACTGACTGTTACTTGGGAAAACCCAACATTTAGTCCAAGTGTAGGATTCAGCAATTCTCTGCAGTTTGCTGTAGCCGGAACAGGCTTCGCTACAAACGTACTCCAGGATCTGCCTTCGGACCAGAAAACGTTTTCACTTACTCATTTGCAGCTTAATAACATCCTTGCACAGTTAAATGTAGCTCCTGATGCAGCTAAGCCTATTGAAGTGAGAATGAGAACCTCATTAAACAGTACTACTTTCTTTTATTCAAATACTGTTACTATAAATATGACAGGATATAAGCCTAATCCGGATCTTATTTATCCAAAAATAAATGTTCCGGGAGGATATGCCGGAGCTGCAGGATATGCAGATTGGGAACCTACAAATTCCCCGAATTTATTTTCACCTGAGAAAAATGATAAATATAGAGGCTTTATTTATGTAACGAATTCTAACAGTGAGTATAAGTTTACAATCAATCAAAGCTACACAGGAGATAAGGGAGATGACGGTACATTTACAGGGAAATTAGTGGAAACAGGAGAGGTGAATATAAAAGCTGCCGCTGCAGGAACCTATTATATAAAAGTAGACTGGGCTGCCAATACCTATTCTTCCGTTATTGCAAACTTTGGAATTATTGGGGATGCTACTCCTACTGGTTGGGGATCAGACACTGATTTTGTATATAATCCTGCAACTAAGACTTTTGTAATTAATTCAATTGCATTATCCAATACAGGAGTATTTAAATTCAGAGCTAATGATGATTGGGCAATGAAATTCCAGCCAAAAGATGCAGATCAGACTTTGGTTTCCGGAACTGCTGTACAGTCTTATTTAAGTTCGGAGAACACAGTAACAGGAGATCCTGCATATAAAGTTTCTCAGGCAGGTAATTATAAAATTGAGCTGGATTTACACAATTCAGCATATTATAAACTAACGGTTACAAAATTATAA